A genomic window from Cardiocondyla obscurior isolate alpha-2009 linkage group LG02, Cobs3.1, whole genome shotgun sequence includes:
- the LOC139111925 gene encoding cyclin-T isoform X3 yields the protein MAADERWYFSREQLANTPSRRCGIDADKELSYRQQAANFIQDMGQRLVVSQLCINTAIVYMHRFYVFHSLTQFHRNAIAVAALFLAAKVEEQPRKLEHVIKMAYMCLHREQIPPDSRSEQFLEQAQDLVFNENVLLQTLGFDVAIDHPHTHVVRCCQLVKGTASKDLAQTSYFMASNSLHLTTMCLQYKPTVVACFCIHLACKWSNWEIPQSTEGKQWFWYVDKSVTSELLQELTNEFLHIFDKCPSRLKRKIMSISANQSPSMHHPSLSNSPFDTEPRKIQSPAEVDGAGSSVVAHLNRAHHAMESAAHSSRSHHSVESAGTHSSRSHHSTDSIASTSSAVTAHSSRSHHSTDSAVTHSSRSHHAADTAAASANAAHSNRSHHIMDSAAAGSAAVAHSSRSHHAQQEKQDEKKTGAIAGPSTSRSTAIDYREYREKRERERLEREKAVASITVVHVADPNKPHHSHHHKQVSNTSIPSKHQIPSVQKGALHHNHHHRPDIKVGQPVPQRHSTSSQPNRDPSRQRLSREHNTGIVSITANITHSSHHANLDSSSSVSIIHRSDSSAVQDSASSAHSNLQEKMSNNHSGHRLNALDSKHQAHDKRLYRGEDPRLKSAKYADMNRFENQRRKAETLEQRCEEVRKLIEKPLPPPKPAEVSYLINAQQKQQAHHAKYNQQQQEKSSSYTGDMKHAATASQNALPQGLSPSASSSQKTTSVKTQMYSQHTAQGVSQILKDTIKNGNSQSCLSTLNNVDDTKLEKRLQVTAHEEFTERISVDIQQSNLHTPPAKHKSLFSPETPIVSKESHVQSARPRSKQKTPPSAAAKVKERVPLVVSSPTLQDSLTMKRPDNVAPSHKRTRASSIGENEQPVKVKQEIKTEDTTSLKALKMLGRVPDLIQPIRDNLSSSNSRNSASSVINDLKPPELIKPFESDQLRFNALPQHNKAHCDNTYTAINALFNGIDLVKQEFPENRPKRDLLEHYMKREPSGHRVPEPMHSQLQTKLEYTSPIKSAQSISALLQETLAPMPSLLQGLQQPGQLPTQQMHQEQILQHQQQQIQLQTIQPLVEHLPVTTQCLSMASDNFTPIASTVDISVLSDVLMMPNNNIIELTAPATSTITTVPPTEEKRSEHKSEKKKKKEKHKHKDKEKSKEKHKHKHKDKDKEKHREKKDKEKEETPTAAPIKITIPKDKLNLSTEASSTVVGGGPSLLDKNISPQSTGLKIKIPKERLKGTDNVPSSSPAQPPVVQGSLKIKIRTDGISRSSSAAPPPTSMSSSSNGSSISSHMQLSSESSVNETTSRKRDRAEMLGDSSGSSGHPATKKQAMVIPTTGAYGQGHRPGERQNGRHYNSGSNNKERHASSHHKSSSRLSQQSQQSHAT from the exons ATGGCGGCAGACGAAAGATGGTATTTTTCACGAGAGCAGCTTGCAAACACGCCGAGCAGAAGATGCGGCATAGACGCGGACAAGGAGCTGAGCTATCGCCAGCAAGCGGCGAATTTCATCCAGGATATGGGCCAGCGACTAGTGGT aTCTCAGTTGTGCATCAACACAGCTATTGTCTACATGCACCGATTCTACGTCTTTCATTCGTTGACACAGTTTCACAGAAATGCAATTGCAGTGGCAGCACTCTTCTTAGCAGCAAAAGTAGAAGAACAACCAAGGAAGCTAGAACATGTTATCAAAATGGCTTATATGTGTCTCCACAGAGAACAAATACCACCTGACAGTAGATCTGAG CAATTTCTTGAACAAGCCCAAGACTTGGTGTTCAATGAAAATGTTCTCCTACAAACGTTAGGATTTGATGTTGCCATTGATCATCCACATACCCATGTTGTTAGATGTTGTCAACTAGTGAAAGGTACAG CGAGCAAGGACTTAGCTCAAACTTCGTACTTCATGGCATCTAACAG CTTACATTTAACTACAATGTGTCTACAATATAAGCCGACAGTTGTTGCCTGCTTTTGTATACACCTTGCCTGTAAATGGTCCAATTGGGAG ATACCTCAAAGCACTGAAGGGAAGCAATGGTTCTGGTACGTAGACAAATCGGTGACTTCAGAACTACTTCAAGAACTGACGAACGAGTTTCTTCATATATTCGACAAGTGCCCATCAagactaaaaagaaaaattatgagCATTTCCGCAAATCAAAGTCCAAGTATGCACCATCCGAGTCTGTCAAATTCACCATTT gataCTGAGCCGCGTAAAATACAATCTCCAGCAGAAGTGGACGGTGCTGGTTCTTCTGTTGTTGCTCATTTGAATCGCGCTCATCATGCGATGGAAAGTGCCGCCCATTCTAGCCGTTCTCATCACTCGGTGGAAAGTGCCGGTACTCATTCAAGCCGCTCTCATCATTCGACAGATAGTATCGCTTCTACCTCTAGTGCTGTTACTGCCCATTCAAGTCGTTCGCATCACTCGACGGACAGCGCCGTTACTCATTCAAGTCGTTCTCATCATGCAGCGGATACTGCAGCCGCTTCTGCCAATGCTGCCCATTCGAATCGTTCTCATCATATTATGGACAGTGCCGCTGCCGGCTCAGCAGCTGTTGCTCATTCAAGTCGCTCTCATCACGCGCAACAAGAAAAACAAGATGAGAAGAAAACCGGGGCTATCGCAGGTCCATCAACGTCAAGATCAACTGCGATAGACTACCGAGAATATCGCGAAAAGCGAGAACGAGAACGTTTAGAACGGGAAAAAGCAGTTGCTTCTATTACTGTTGTTCATGTTGCCGATCCTAATAAGCCCCATCATTCTCATCATCATAAACAAGTATCAAACACAAGTATACCGAGTAAGCATCAGATACCATCTGTGCAAAAAGGCGCTCTTCATCATAACCATCATCATCGACCAGATATAAAAGTCGGTCAACCAGTGCCGCAGAGACATTCGACTAGTAGTCAACCTAATCGCGATCCCAGTAGACAACGATTATCGAGAGAGCACAATACTGGTATCGTCAGTATAACTGCTAATATAACACACTCTTCGCATCATGCCAATTTAGATAGTTCCTCGTCCGTATCTATAATACATAGGTCGGACAGTAGTGCCGTGCAGGATTCCGCGTCCTCGGCGCATAGTAATTTGCAGGAGAAAATGAGTAATAATCACAGCGGACATAGACTGAACGCGCTTGATAGCAAGCATCAAGCGCACGATAAGAGGTTGTACCGTGGCGAGGATCCGAGGCTCAAATCTGCGAAATATGCAGATATGAACAGATTTGAGAATCAACGACGAAAAGCGGAGACGTTGGAGCAAAGGTGCGAGGAAGTTCGGAAGTTGATTGAGAAACCGTTGCCACCGCCGAAGCCGGCAGAAGTTTCATATCTTATAAACGCCCAACAGAAACAACAAGCGCATCATGCCAAATACAATCAGCAACAGCAGGAAAAAAGCAGTTCATACACAGGAGATATGAAGCACGCAGCAACTGCCAGTCAGAACGCGCTTCCACAAGGATTATCACCGAGCGCTTCGTCGTCGCAAAAGACCACATCTGTTAAGACACAGATGTACAGTCAGCATACAGCGCAGGGTGTATCTCAAATTTTGAAAGACACTATTAAAAATGGCAATTCTCAGTCTTGCTTGAGCACATTGAACAACGTGGACGATACGAAATTGGAGAAACGACTGCAAGTGACCGCGCATGAAGAATTCACTGAAAGAATTTCCGTCGACATTCAACAGAGCAACTTACACACACCACCAGCCAAACACAAATCGCTGTTTAGCCCAGAGACGCCGATTGTGTCTAAAGAATCGCACGTGCAAAGCGCAAGGCCTAGATCGAAGCAGAAGACGCCACCTTCCGCAGCCGCGAAGGTAAAAGAACGCGTACCGCTGGTTGTAAGTTCACCGACTTTACAAGACTCGTTAACGATGAAACGTCCAGATAACGTGGCACCCTCGCACAAGAGAACGCGTGCATCGAGCATCGGCGAGAACGAGCAACCGGTGAAAGTAAAACAGGAAATCAAGACAGAAGATACAACTAGTTTAAAGGCGCTGAAGATGCTCGGCCGCGTACCTGACTTAATTCAACCGATACGTGACAATCTGTCGTCGTCGAACAGCAGAAATAGTGCGTCATCCGTCATTAACGATCTGAAACCGCCAGAACTTATCAAGCCATTCGAATCGGATCAGCTTCGCTTTAATGCATTACCTCAGCATAATAAAGCACATTGCGATAACACGTACACAGCGATTAACGCACTGTTTAATGGTATAGACTTAGTGAAACAAGAATTTCCGGAAAATCGTCCGAAAAGGGACCTTTTAGAGCATTATATGAAGAGGGAGCCGTCGGGACACAGAGTTCCAGAACCAATGCATTCCCAGTTGCAAACGAAACTTGAATATACATCGCCGATAAAATCCGCGCAGAGTATAAGCGCGTTGCTCCAGGAGACCCTGGCGCCGATGCCATCGCTGTTACAGGGGCTGCAACAACCTGGACAATTACCTACTCAGCAGATGCATCAAGAACAAATACTACAGCACCAGCAACAACAGATTCAGTTGCAGACCATTCAACCGTTGGTCGAGCATTTGCCAGTGACGACTCAGTGTTTATCGATGGCAAGCGATAATTTCACACCGATAGCTTCAACCGTCGACATTAGTGTTCTTTCCGATGTGTTGATGATGCCAAACAACAATATTATAGAACTGACAGCGCCAGCTACCTCGACGATAACGACTGTTCCTCCAACCGAAGAGAAACGATCAGAACATAAGagcgaaaagaagaaaaagaaggagaaacaTAAGCACAAAGATAAGGAGAAGAGCAAAGAAAAGCATAAGCATAAacataaagataaagataaagagaagcatcgtgaaaaaaaagacaaagaaaaagaagagacgcCGACAGCAGCACCTATTAAAATCACGATTCCGAAAGACAAACTAAATCTAAGTACGGAAGCATCGTCGACGGTGGTTGGCGGAGGTCCCAGCTTATTggacaaaaatatatcgccGCAGAGTACGGGCTTGAAAATTAAGATCCCTAAAGAACGGCTCAAGGGCACCGACAACGTACCCAGTTCGTCACCGGCACAGCCACCAGTGGTACAAGGTTCGTTAAAGATCAAGATACGCACCGATGGTATCTCAAGGAGTTCCTCGGCGGCACCGCCACCCACGTCAATGTCGTCTTCGTCGAATGGTTCGAGCATATCGTCGCATATGCAACTCTCCTCTGAATCATCTGTGAACGAAACAACGAGTCGGAAGCGCGACCGAGCCGAGATGCTCGGCGACAGCTCGGGCAGTAGTGGCCACCCGGCCACGAAGAAGCAAGCGATGGTGATACCAACGACAGGTGCTTATGGGCAGGGCCACCGACCTGGAGAACGGCAGAACGGCAGACACTATAACTCCGGCAGCAATAATAAG